One part of the Clostridium thermosuccinogenes genome encodes these proteins:
- the tnpA gene encoding IS200/IS605 family transposase, which produces MANKSNDMSHTKWMCKYHIVFTPKYRRKIIYNQYRESIRDIIKQLCSYKGVEIIEGHLMPDHIHMHVSIPPKISVSSFMGYLKGKSALMIFDKHANLKYKFGNRHFWAEGYYVSTVGLNEATIKKYIQGQEKHDIMLDKLSVKEYEDPFKG; this is translated from the coding sequence ATGGCTAACAAAAGCAACGATATGTCACACACAAAATGGATGTGCAAATATCACATCGTCTTTACACCTAAGTATAGACGAAAAATAATTTATAATCAATACAGGGAAAGTATAAGAGATATCATAAAACAGCTATGCAGCTATAAGGGAGTAGAAATAATAGAGGGACATCTCATGCCAGATCATATACATATGCATGTAAGTATACCTCCCAAAATAAGTGTATCAAGTTTTATGGGATATTTGAAAGGGAAAAGTGCACTCATGATATTTGACAAGCACGCAAATCTTAAATATAAATTCGGAAATCGTCACTTTTGGGCAGAAGGATATTATGTTAGTACAGTAGGATTAAATGAAGCAACAATTAAAAAATATATACAAGGGCAAGAGAAACACGACATTATGTTAGATAAATTAAGTGTAAAAGAATATGAGGACCCCTTCAAGGGGTAG
- a CDS encoding GNAT family N-acetyltransferase: MKYEDTRIDGFKLRFAEEKDVGILLEMIKELAVYEKLLDEVTATEEILKDSLFHRKVAEAVIAEYEDKPVGYIIFFHNFSTFTGRPGIYLEDLYVRPEMRGKGLGKIMLAFLAKLAVERKCARFEWVCLDWNTPSIGFYKRMGAVPMDEWTIYRLTGSKLSELADEFRPQNSLE; the protein is encoded by the coding sequence ATGAAGTATGAGGATACAAGGATAGATGGTTTTAAACTAAGGTTTGCAGAGGAAAAGGATGTAGGCATATTACTGGAAATGATAAAGGAACTGGCAGTCTATGAAAAGCTGCTGGATGAAGTTACTGCTACGGAGGAAATACTGAAGGATTCGCTGTTTCATAGGAAAGTGGCGGAGGCTGTTATTGCCGAATATGAAGACAAGCCGGTAGGATACATAATTTTCTTTCATAATTTTTCCACATTTACAGGACGGCCGGGGATTTATCTGGAGGATTTGTATGTAAGGCCTGAAATGAGGGGAAAGGGCCTGGGAAAAATCATGCTGGCCTTTCTGGCGAAGCTGGCGGTGGAGAGGAAATGTGCGAGGTTTGAATGGGTATGCCTTGATTGGAATACACCTTCTATCGGCTTTTATAAGCGCATGGGAGCAGTGCCTATGGACGAGTGGACTATATACCGCCTCACAGGATCCAAACTGAGTGAACTGGCGGATGAATTCCGGCCTCAGAATTCTCTGGAATGA
- a CDS encoding diphthine--ammonia ligase, translating to MQKILFSWSCGKDSALALHELKLSGVRDIILLTTVTKDYGRTSMHGVREALLELQAESLGYPLEKAYIAAKSSNESYEKTMRDINLKYKNQGVSTVAFGDIFLEDIRKYREDKLALMDMKALFPLWGRSSEELAHTFIERGFKAIITCVDSQALDKEFAGRIYDEQLLKDLPAGVDPCGENGEFHTFVFDGPIFSKRIPFEKGEIVLRENRFYFCDLI from the coding sequence ATGCAAAAGATACTATTTTCATGGAGTTGCGGAAAAGACAGCGCTCTCGCTCTTCATGAGCTGAAGCTGAGCGGTGTAAGAGATATTATTCTCCTTACTACTGTCACGAAAGACTACGGAAGGACAAGCATGCACGGCGTCCGGGAGGCTCTCCTTGAACTTCAGGCCGAGTCCCTGGGATATCCATTGGAAAAAGCTTATATAGCCGCAAAATCATCAAATGAATCCTATGAAAAAACCATGAGGGACATCAACTTGAAATATAAAAATCAAGGGGTTTCTACAGTAGCTTTTGGCGATATATTCCTTGAGGATATAAGAAAGTACAGGGAAGATAAGCTTGCTTTAATGGACATGAAAGCCCTATTTCCGTTGTGGGGTCGCAGTTCTGAGGAATTGGCCCATACTTTTATAGAGAGGGGCTTTAAGGCAATAATAACCTGTGTGGATTCACAGGCACTGGACAAAGAATTTGCAGGAAGAATATATGACGAGCAACTGTTGAAGGACCTTCCGGCAGGAGTCGATCCCTGTGGGGAAAACGGGGAATTTCATACTTTTGTCTTCGATGGTCCCATATTCAGCAAGAGAATTCCGTTTGAAAAAGGTGAAATTGTGCTTCGGGAAAACCGCTTTTACTTTTGTGACCTGATTTAG